AGAAATCAAATGTAGCACTCTAAGGGAGAGGAAGCACTTAATGATGTCTAGCAAGGTCCGGGAGCCACTGCAGCCTTTAGCATAAAAGATCTCAAGGGTGGCAAGGTGTTCAAGTCTGCCCCACCTACCAGTGGAAAAGTTGCAGTTCCTGATGAACACAGAAAATGGAAGAGTGGAAGACACAAGGCTGCCAAATCCTTGTTCTGGCAACACCTGGACACTACCGTCCAACAACTAGCCCATACTTCTTGGGGGATACGGTAGGAAACTCAACTTTGGGTAGTCAGTAACCTGCAGAAGATGCAAATTAGGGATTAAGAACTCTTTATCTTCTTCACCAGACCGGATTAAGAACTCTTTATCTTCTTCACCAGACCGTGTTGTCCACCATTCTTCCAAGTTATCCATTCTTTCCAACCGAATAACCTTTAATTTCTTACAATTTCCTTCATCTCCATAGAACTCCCTCCCAATTTTCCTGACGCTAGGTATGTCCTCCATACAGAAATTTCTTAGGTTTGGCAACTGTCCAAATGCAGGAAGATGATCACATTTTGCTAAATTAGCGAGCCTAAGGCACATGAGATAAGGGAGATATGAGGAGATGCCAGACACCCAAGTAGGAAAATCCTTGCACATGTACCCATACAATCCAAAGCTCTCAAGAGTCCGTGGAGGTACGAGGTTCTCCGGCACCAATTTATCCTTGTCCACATTTCTTATGCCACCATGTTCCCAATGGACTATCAGCTCATGACAATGCAGTCGCCCAAGCTCCACTATACTACTAGAACCAACATTTTCCATCTCATGTACATCATGTTTTATAGCTCTAGGcaaatttagatgttctctaaTACTTTGGACCTTATCAAGCACTCTTTGTTGTCCTGTAGCAATGTTAAGCTCGATGAGACTAGTCATCTTACTAATGCTATCTGGCAAGTCACgcagattataacaatcagTAAGATCTAAGACTTGAAGCTAAAGATTACCGAATGAAGATGGAAGATATATAAGCGATATACAATACGACAAATTGAGATGCTTCAACTTATGTATCTTGAATAATGAGTGAGGCAATGTGCGTAGCTTGGAACAACTTGTGAGGTTCAATGATTGGATCTCAGAAAGATCACCAAAGCTTTCATGGAGTTGTTGTAGTCCATGGCAGTCTGAAAGATTAAGGTCTTTCAAACCCATAAGTTGGCAAAAAGTTTCTAGCAGCACTTTAATCTTGTAGCAACCAGACAAGTCCAAAACCGCAAGTTTACAAATATTCCCAAAATCTTCTGGTAGGTATTCCAGCTCATGGCAATCTGAGAGGATTAgatgttgaaaatataagcacgtaatgatttaatctatcgcataaataaatcatgacattgtaaAGCGAAAGCATGGCAACACATGGATCAACCAACATGAATAGACCTGATATAAACATGTATGCGAAATAGTTATACACGAATAGATTGAACAGATgcagaactagattaaacataattgaccTGTACCGAAGGTTGTTCTAAGGAGGATTGGAAACAGCACGAATGACTCGCGGCATAGGAtgttgacgacggcgagccacGACCGATCGATGGGGAAGACGAGCCGTCGTTGACGAACAGCAAGCAGTCGCACAGAGCGCTTCCCAAAAACCATACTCGCCCTCTCCCGGTGCAGGACTTCACGAGGACGACGATTCCGGAGACCTGCTCTCCCGATCGCTGGTGCACGCCGGCGAAGGGGATGGAGTAGATGATAGTGGCGACGCAGCACAGAGGAGAGGCAAaccctagattgtttttcGCGTATGTTGCAACGAGGTAGCGGTCcggtatttataggacgtGTGATCAGCACGCCTACCACATCGTAACCGAACCGGATAGGCCGCGCGTAACCTATCCGGACTCTACGCTATCTCGTGCAAGAAAGATTCCGATATGATAAGTTTCCAAAACTAATCACCGGAATTTCCGTTTCatgcagcaaaacaaaactgcaaaaggaaGCCGTATCTACGCAAGCACGAGGAGCTAATTTTTGCGCACGATTTGCGGACCATTCACGCGCATGTCGTGCGCGCGTGCCAcccggcgaggcgagcgagcgcgcgcgtgtggctctatttctttcttactcaagagcctagagagcactctcctatttaaggagagctcactctcatagaactagcaaggtggtactaaatgttTTCATGCATGCTTTCATGAGGTGGGCTTTTATGATTTTCTTAGGAATTATTCTACACATGGGCCTTAGCCCAATTCATAATTCCAACAATCCCCCACCAAATCTCAAAAGACTTAGAGATTTTCCTGTCCCAATGTACTGTTTATATACCAGTATTGCGATGGAGACCGATTAAGGTTGAACATCCACCTAGAACCCCAAGCTACACTTACTCACAACTTGAACAATGGACTACGCCTTGAATTGCAAGTTTGGTGCAAGTAAGTTTCACTTAGGGACTCGACTGATACTAGGCTGCCAATAGCCTACCCCGCGGGTGGAGCCTATAAGTCATACTCCATGGTCTATTCATGAGCTTCCTAGAAGATTTACCCAAAATCTTCACAGACTGCGACTACTAGTCAAGCTCATATAGGTATGTTCTTTCAAGATTACTCTACAGGATAGTATCTTCGCTAATTAAAGCCAACAGAACACATTAAGGCTTTGCCAACCTGCCTTGTAGCAAGAGAGTACGTGCATCTTCACTTAGAGAgcatttattaattaagaatacTCTCCTCCAGTTAACTAATGGCTTGTTCTTCCCAGTTCCTAATTCACGGATATCCGATCACATAGGTTGGGTTGCTACCATAGATAAATCATATGGGTCTCATACCCATCTCCTTTGATGCAGTGTCTATCACATTCCGTGATAGCCCCTTAGTAAAGGGATCTGCCAGGTTTCTAGCTGTTTGGATGTAATCCAACATTATAACTCTAGAGTTTCTCAATTTCCTGACAGACTTCAATCGTCTCTTCACATGCCTAGACGATTTCATATTATCCTTAGAACTGTTCACCTTAACAATCACAGTTTGATTGTCACAGTTCATTAGGATAGCTGGCACAGGTTTTTCAACAATTGGTAGATCCATTAGTAGATCTCTCAACCATTCTGCCTCAACAGTAGCAGTATCTAGAGCCGTAAGCTCTGCTTCCATGGTTGACCTCGTCAAAATGGTCTGTTTGCAAGACCTCCATGAAATAGCACCACCACCTAGTGTGAAGACATATCCACTAGTGGCTTTGATCTCATCAGCATCTGAGATCCAATCTGAATCACTATATCCCTCTAGTACCGCGGGATAACCAGAATAGCAAAGTCCCAAGTCCATAGTACCTTTTAGATAGCACATTACACTCTCGAACGCTTGCCAATGATCATCTCCCGGATTAGAGGTAAACCGGCTCAGCTTGCTCACAGCAAAGGAGATGTCAGGTCTAGTTGCACTAGCTAGGTACATGAGTGAGCCAATGATTTGAGAATACTCAAGTTAATTCctagtttgtttcttgttcttgcgaAGCAACAGGCTAGGATCATAAGGTGTTGGAGAAGGCTTGCTATCAATATAGCCAAAGCGATTCAAGATCTTCTCCACATAATGAGATTGCGATAGTGTAATCCCATCATCACCCTTAACTAGCTTAATGTTTAAAATAACATCAGCTACTCCCAAATCcttcatgtcaaaattttgagacaaaaatgatttaaccTCTTTAATCACCTCAATGTTTGTCCCAAAGATCAGTATGTCATCAACATACAGACATACAATAACTCCATCGCCCACACCATGGCGACAGTATACACACTTATCTGCCTCATTGACTGTGAAGCCTGCAAATGTTAGtgttatatcaaatttctcaTGCCATTTTAGGAGCTTGTTTCAAACCATACAAAGATTTTAGCAACTTGCACACTTTGTCTTCTTAACCTTTTACTACAAATCCATCAGGCTAATCCATGTAGATTTCCTCATCCAACTCTCCATTGAGGAAAGCTGTCTTAACGTCCATTTGATGAATGAGAAGACCATGTGAGGCAGCTAGAGATAGTAGTACTCGAATTGTGGTCAATCGCGCAACAGTGAATAAGTGTCAAAGAAATCTTCGCCTTCTTTCTGAGTATAGCCCTTAGCCACAAGCCGAGCCTTATACTTTTCAATAGTATCATCGGGCCTAAGCTTCTTCTTGAATACCCACTTGCACCCTACGGGTTTGCATCCATAGGGTCGCTCTTTCACCTCCCAAGTCCCGTTAGCGATAATGGAATCCATTTCACTACGGACAGCTTCCTTCCAGTAATCTGCATCTGGGGATGCATAAGCTTCTAAAATTGACTTAGGAATGTCATCCACGAGATACACATTGAAGTCATCACCAAAGGATTTAGCCGTCCTTTGTCTCTTGCTCCTCCTAGGAGCTTCACTGTCATCCTCCTCAATGACAATTTCATGTGTAGGTTCTAAATGTTCAGTTGGAGTGACTAAACTTGGAACCATCTCAGAAGATTGGTTAGATGTGTTATCTTTCATTGGGAAAATGTTCTCAAAGAAAGTAGCATCTCGAGACTCCATAATTGTACCAACATGCATGTCAGATACCTCAGActtaactattaaaaacctATAAGCAATGCTATGATGAGCATATCCCAGAAAGACACAGTCCATAGTCTTGGGTCCCAACTTACGTTTCTTAGGAATTGGTACATTGACTTTCGCCAAGCACCCCCACGTACGCAAGTAAGAAAGTGATGGTTTTCTCCCAATCCATACCTCGTATGGTGTTTTGTCCTTTTTTCTGTTGGGAATTCTGTTAAGTACATGATTCAAAGTCAGCAATGCCTCCCCCCACCATGCCTGAGGTAGCCCCGCGGTATCTAACATGGCATTCACCAAGTCAGTCAAAGTACGGTTCTTCCTCTCGGCAACCCCGTTGGATTCGGGAGAATAGGGAGGTGTCCTCTCATGTATTATGCCATGTTCCTTACAGAATAAGTCAAATTCGTTTGAGAAAAACTCTCCACCATGATCTGACCTAagtctttttatctttctgtCAAGTTGGTTCTCAACTTCTGCcttatagattttaaaatagtctAGAGCCTCGTCTTTCGTTTTTAGCAAATACACATAGCAAAATCTAGTTGCATCATCAATCAATGTCATGAAGTATCGTTTTCCACCCTTAGTCAACACCCCATTCATCTTGCACAGATCAGAATGTAGGAGTTCTAATGGCACTAAGTTTCTCTCCTCAGCAGCCTTATGGGGCTTACGAGG
This is a stretch of genomic DNA from Oryza brachyantha chromosome 1, ObraRS2, whole genome shotgun sequence. It encodes these proteins:
- the LOC121053255 gene encoding uncharacterized protein LOC121053255 — translated: MDLGLCYSGYPAVLEGYSDSDWISDADEIKATSGYVFTLGGGAISWRSCKQTILTRSTMEAELTALDTATVEAEWLRDLLMDLPIVEKPVPAILMNCDNQTVIVKVNSSKDNMKSSRHVKRRLKSVRKLRNSRVIMLDYIQTARNLADPFTKGLSRNVIDTASKEMDCHELEYLPEDFGNICKLAVLDLSGCYKIKVLLETFCQLMGLKDLNLSDCHGLQQLHESFGDLSEIQSLNLTNSISKMTSLIELNIATGQQRVLDKVQSIREHLNLPRAIKHDVHEMENVGSSSIVELGRLHCHELIVHWEHGGIRNVDKDKLVPENLVPPRTLESFGLYGYMCKDFPTWVSGISSYLPYLMCLRLANLAKCDHLPAFGQLPNLRNFCMEDIPSVRKIGREFYGDEGNCKKLKVIRLERMDNLEEWWTTRSGEEDKEFLIRSGEEDKEFLIPNLHLLQVTDYPKLSFLPWGRLEHLATLEIFYAKGCSGSRTLLDIIKCFLSLRVLHLISQEDMEILPEWLGQLVSLDEINIDNCRNLTSLPKSIQNLPALRELWLRERKGLEILPEGLGQLASLKKLLIMDCPKLTFLPESMMNLTGLEELWLGGFNSLPEWIGQLSCLKEINIFDSPNMTCLLESMQNLNNLKKLYIWNCPRLIERCREEDANKISHIPRVILDGKRVIPGQAIEGPEESVDMAALTLDSLYTKLKTHEMNILSRKVESKSNALGSAASSFDNGSSSLALNAFSAFNVMSDDQLEQLEEEDLAALINMLSRAMNNIRFKKRVGPVRCFACGGLDHIRSHCPKLGRAKKDDNGDKFKDDKPRSSFRGMRSKKSLKKMLDQVCAAFEPLSDGDGDNEEDENKGRHISGVCLMSRDESDSEGENNKHKMLLKCHTFAEGIRVRRILAQDRS